GCTCAGTTGGATTTTGTTTGCACATTTAATTTGGGCTAACATTTGGATATTACTTTGATTGAATCCCTCATATTTCATGTTACTGAAACTGTGCATTGCCCCAGTATCACTGAACCCACGATTTTGTTTTCATGCAATGTTTCTTCTGCCACTTGTACTCCACCCTGAGGCTCATTTCTGTTATTCATGATTATTTACTATTTAGGCTTAGATTTGGGTGGAGGGCGTTTTTCCTTTAACAATTGATTGAAAACGAAATTAATTCAGAGTGTCATGTTACTATGCTCTTTTGTTTAACATTTACTAGCTAAATTCATTCTAAATCTGTCATGCTTATTTATTTTCAGGAATTGCTGAAAGCTCTGATTGGTTTTATAGATGTAGCAGGGCTCTACTTTGCCTTAACACAGCTGACTCATAGGAATATATCACAAAACCATAAGTTCCAAGCTGTAGGCCTTGGTATGTGAAGCATTCATCAACTCAAATTCTAAGGTTTCTATTTGTTTGTGGAAAAATTATGTGTATCTCATAACTATATCTTGATCGTCCCGCCCGATCAGTTTATAGCAGGAGAAGATGATTTAAACAAGGTTCTCTCTTAACTGTTTGTAGGATGGGCTTTCGCCGATTCTGTCTTACATAGGCTAGCACCCCTTTGGGTTGGTGCCCGGGGATTGGAGTTTACTTGGGATTACATCCTGCAAGGTCTCGAAGCCAATGCTAACCTGGTATGTGTTCTTTGTATCATCTTCCCTCCCCAGGTTACTCTGGAAGTTTTGAGATGATTGATGTCTTCCATTAAAGGGTTTGGATAGAATATAGATAAAATAGCTGAAAGTTTCTTGGAGAAGATTAGAAGTCCGATGTATTTATTTCCAATTTATTGGTTCATTTTCCTGATTTTCTGAATGCAGGTTTTCAGCATATCCCTGGCTGCATTGGGATCATTGATGTGGCTTCGGAAGAACAAACCTAAGACTCTGGTCCCCATAATATATGCATGTGCTGGGATTGTGGCGACCATGCCATCTATCACAAGGTgtgcttttttttccttttgttggtgAGCTTAGAATATTGATATTGCCTGCATGATCTAGACTATTCTTTAGGTATTGACTCTCCTTT
The window above is part of the Eucalyptus grandis isolate ANBG69807.140 chromosome 6, ASM1654582v1, whole genome shotgun sequence genome. Proteins encoded here:
- the LOC104449364 gene encoding transmembrane protein 147; this encodes MTVFHFFNCAILTFGPHAVYYSATPLSEYDTLGTSVKAALVYLGTALVKLVCLATFLKVSENESFDPYQELLKALIGFIDVAGLYFALTQLTHRNISQNHKFQAVGLGWAFADSVLHRLAPLWVGARGLEFTWDYILQGLEANANLVFSISLAALGSLMWLRKNKPKTLVPIIYACAGIVATMPSITSYLRRGLGWHFPKVVGFELFTSLAMAFISWQLFSACQRPSA